The following proteins come from a genomic window of Aerosakkonema funiforme FACHB-1375:
- a CDS encoding class I SAM-dependent methyltransferase, whose amino-acid sequence MMLRPNQRTKLDETSDNQFYSFPRFVTHVDDGFIQQLTDLYRERLQPNTRIFDMMSSWVSHLPDDVEFAHVEGHGMNEEELTRNSRLHHYFVQNLNENPKFPLPDADFDAVLNCVSVQYLQYPEAIFSEIHRILKPGGIAIFSFSNRMFYQKAIAAWRDASEAARVEMVKSYFRSIPGFTEPEVISRVSAAPSILQWMGVGGGDPFYAVIAHKAAS is encoded by the coding sequence ATGATGCTCCGTCCCAATCAACGCACTAAGCTAGACGAAACGAGCGATAATCAGTTTTATTCTTTCCCCCGTTTTGTCACTCACGTAGATGACGGTTTTATCCAACAGCTAACAGACTTGTACCGGGAACGACTTCAACCTAACACTCGCATTTTTGATATGATGAGCAGTTGGGTTTCTCATCTACCAGATGACGTAGAATTCGCTCATGTGGAAGGACACGGGATGAACGAAGAGGAATTGACACGCAATTCTCGGTTGCATCATTACTTTGTCCAAAATCTCAACGAAAATCCCAAATTTCCCTTACCCGATGCAGATTTTGATGCTGTTCTCAACTGCGTTTCCGTACAATATCTGCAATATCCAGAAGCGATATTTTCCGAAATTCATCGCATTCTTAAACCCGGTGGAATCGCGATTTTCAGCTTCTCGAACCGGATGTTTTATCAAAAGGCAATTGCGGCGTGGCGGGATGCTTCGGAAGCAGCGCGGGTGGAAATGGTAAAAAGCTATTTTCGATCGATCCCCGGATTTACCGAACCGGAAGTTATTAGCCGAGTGTCCGCCGCTCCCAGTATTTTACAATGGATGGGTGTCGGCGGTGGCGACCCCTTCTACGCTGTTATCGCTCACAAAGCTGCTAGCTAA
- a CDS encoding glycosyltransferase family 87 protein, whose product MIIYLIYGILILATVSLNTIAIKSKRQGLNSWLTCGLPATVMVLFSWLVSFSNFCGDFNKSYYPAGRLIIEDPSRLYEWGKGLGFVNIPIIAILFTPISFFNKLTAQIIITILGLAAIVWSCYLIWKLTNASGWRKLAIAGLILANGPLYYSLKQGNSTHFVLLLLIATLFCLRDKREVWVGILLAIASLIKIPLFLLGIYFAMRGRWRVVLGFSAGLVGIVAASILLFGLDLHITWFEKCVLTFAGKPLAAFNVQSVDGFVARLLYDVDLKSWQPLEVGMEFKVWRYLLLSILVGSSIWICWRSRKPIALATEYLEFSIVLCLAQLISPISWTHYYLYLLLPLCLWLCDRLAIPPGINWTRLVLVSTVLVSLPVILVKPIAPIFEVFVSHYFLGGVLLLGIFLAARFSTADERR is encoded by the coding sequence ATGATAATTTACCTCATCTATGGAATTTTAATCTTAGCCACAGTTAGTCTAAATACTATCGCCATTAAATCGAAAAGGCAAGGTTTGAATTCGTGGTTGACTTGCGGTTTGCCAGCCACAGTCATGGTGCTTTTCTCTTGGCTGGTCTCTTTTTCTAATTTCTGCGGTGATTTTAATAAGTCTTATTATCCTGCTGGCAGGTTAATTATCGAAGACCCATCAAGGTTGTATGAATGGGGGAAGGGTTTGGGATTTGTGAATATCCCGATAATTGCGATTTTGTTTACGCCGATTTCCTTTTTTAATAAGCTAACGGCTCAAATCATCATTACTATTTTAGGTTTGGCAGCGATTGTTTGGTCTTGCTATTTAATATGGAAACTGACGAACGCTTCGGGATGGCGGAAGTTAGCCATAGCGGGACTAATTTTAGCTAATGGCCCTTTATACTACAGTCTCAAGCAGGGAAATTCTACGCATTTCGTCTTATTGCTGTTGATTGCAACTTTGTTTTGTCTGCGGGATAAGCGAGAAGTTTGGGTGGGTATTTTGTTAGCGATCGCATCTTTAATTAAAATACCTCTCTTCCTGCTTGGCATTTATTTCGCGATGCGAGGACGCTGGCGAGTTGTGCTGGGATTTAGCGCCGGATTAGTGGGGATAGTAGCAGCATCAATACTTTTATTTGGTTTGGATTTACACATAACTTGGTTTGAAAAATGCGTTCTGACTTTTGCGGGTAAACCGTTAGCTGCCTTTAACGTTCAGTCAGTAGATGGGTTTGTAGCGCGTTTGCTATATGATGTGGATTTAAAAAGTTGGCAACCGCTAGAAGTTGGTATGGAATTTAAAGTTTGGCGTTACTTGTTACTATCAATATTAGTGGGTAGCAGCATCTGGATTTGCTGGCGATCTAGAAAGCCGATCGCACTCGCAACAGAGTATTTAGAATTTTCGATTGTTCTCTGTCTAGCGCAACTCATCAGTCCGATTTCTTGGACGCATTACTATTTATATTTGCTGCTACCTTTATGTTTGTGGCTGTGCGATCGATTAGCAATTCCGCCAGGAATAAATTGGACTCGTTTAGTTTTGGTAAGTACGGTTTTGGTATCGCTACCGGTTATTTTGGTGAAACCGATCGCTCCTATATTTGAAGTATTCGTTTCTCATTACTTTTTGGGTGGGGTGCTGCTGCTGGGGATATTTTTGGCGGCTAGATTTTCTACCGCAGATGAACGCAGATAA